One stretch of Dokdonia sp. Hel_I_53 DNA includes these proteins:
- the bcp gene encoding thioredoxin-dependent thiol peroxidase codes for MNTLQVGDIVPNFTTTDQDGNTVHLSDFKGRKLIVFFYPKASTPGCTAEVCNLKDNYSALQDEGYALLGVSADSEKRQKNFSNKYELPFPLLADEDKTVINAFGVWGLKKFMGKEYDGIHRMTFKIDEEGVVTEVIKKVKTKDHAAQLLG; via the coding sequence ATGAATACATTACAAGTGGGAGATATAGTCCCAAACTTTACAACTACAGATCAAGATGGTAATACTGTACATCTCTCTGATTTCAAAGGAAGAAAACTCATTGTATTTTTCTACCCTAAAGCAAGTACACCTGGATGTACAGCAGAGGTATGTAATTTAAAAGACAATTACTCGGCATTACAAGATGAAGGATATGCACTTCTAGGTGTAAGTGCAGATTCTGAAAAAAGGCAGAAGAATTTTTCTAACAAATATGAATTGCCTTTTCCTTTACTTGCAGATGAAGATAAAACCGTGATTAATGCGTTTGGTGTGTGGGGACTTAAAAAGTTTATGGGTAAGGAGTATGATGGTATTCACCGCATGACATTTAAAATAGATGAAGAAGGTGTTGTTACTGAAGTAATTAAAAAAGTAAAGACCAAAGACCACGCAGCACAATTACTTGGTTAG
- a CDS encoding TonB-dependent receptor, whose protein sequence is MAITIAGDKEFEKVPPLKNKVLRINLNNNIYGTFAEIGAGQETVRHFFRAGGASGTIAKAMSAYDKDFSDAIYGVEDDGRYVTEKRLKKMLSHEMELIEGRISRYKQPDKIFFSYANTVATIDFAKKYKGHGWVGIRFQITPEGEFNEITLHVRFHENDARLQQLTLGTLGVNLIYGAFYKHDNPKNLLRYLYDHIDQDQIEIDTINFSGPQFEHVDNRLMSLQLVKNGMTEAVMFDPKGNNVLPAAILYKKNVLALRGSFRPVTRVNMDMYRKALKLFIEGNRVNEKKTEVIFEITLSNLRAEGDIDEEDFMARARLLGSLGQTVMISNFKEYYRVVEYFSNYTKERMGLVMGANNLIDIFDTSYYRHLSGGILEAFGKLFFKDLKVFLYPMKNPKTGEYTTSDNLKVHPRMKELYKFFKFNGKVIDIENHDPEIANIYSREILRMINEGKEGWETMVPDGVAELIKSRNLFGYNSNALLEADK, encoded by the coding sequence ATGGCTATTACAATTGCAGGGGATAAAGAGTTTGAAAAAGTCCCACCACTCAAAAATAAAGTACTCCGTATAAATTTAAATAATAACATCTATGGTACCTTTGCAGAAATAGGCGCAGGTCAAGAAACTGTGCGTCACTTTTTTAGAGCAGGTGGAGCAAGTGGTACAATTGCAAAGGCAATGAGTGCTTACGATAAAGACTTTTCTGATGCAATTTATGGTGTCGAAGACGATGGACGTTATGTGACTGAAAAGCGTCTTAAAAAAATGTTATCACATGAGATGGAGCTCATTGAGGGCAGAATCTCTAGATATAAACAGCCTGATAAAATTTTCTTTTCTTATGCAAATACAGTAGCGACTATTGATTTTGCAAAAAAATATAAAGGTCATGGCTGGGTAGGAATTCGTTTTCAAATTACCCCAGAAGGGGAGTTCAATGAAATTACACTCCATGTACGATTTCATGAAAATGATGCGCGTTTACAACAGCTTACTTTAGGAACATTAGGGGTAAATCTTATTTACGGTGCATTTTATAAACACGATAATCCAAAGAATTTATTACGATACCTATACGATCACATCGATCAAGATCAAATTGAAATTGACACAATAAATTTTTCTGGTCCTCAATTTGAGCATGTGGATAATCGATTAATGAGCTTACAACTTGTTAAAAACGGAATGACAGAAGCTGTAATGTTTGATCCAAAAGGAAATAATGTTCTTCCAGCGGCTATACTTTACAAGAAAAATGTTCTTGCACTTCGTGGAAGCTTTAGACCCGTTACGAGAGTAAATATGGACATGTACCGAAAAGCTTTGAAATTGTTTATCGAAGGTAATCGCGTTAATGAGAAAAAAACTGAAGTTATTTTTGAAATAACACTTTCTAACTTAAGAGCAGAGGGTGATATTGATGAAGAAGATTTTATGGCTAGAGCTAGACTATTAGGCTCTTTAGGTCAAACTGTAATGATTTCTAATTTTAAAGAGTATTACCGTGTAGTAGAATATTTCTCAAACTATACCAAGGAACGTATGGGGCTGGTTATGGGGGCAAATAATCTTATTGATATTTTTGACACTAGTTATTACCGTCATTTAAGTGGAGGTATACTAGAAGCTTTTGGTAAGCTTTTCTTTAAGGACTTAAAGGTATTCTTATACCCAATGAAAAATCCTAAGACTGGAGAGTATACTACGAGCGATAATCTTAAAGTACATCCACGAATGAAAGAGCTTTATAAGTTCTTTAAGTTTAATGGAAAAGTTATTGATATCGAAAATCATGATCCCGAAATTGCAAATATTTACTCTAGAGAAATATTGCGAATGATTAATGAAGGTAAAGAAGGATGGGAAACGATGGTTCCAGATGGTGTGGCAGAGTTGATTAAATCAAGAAATTTATTTGGATATAATTCAAATGCTTTATTAGAAGCTGATAAATAA
- the nth gene encoding endonuclease III domain-containing protein, whose amino-acid sequence MTKKEKVDFTIQTLQELYPQIPIPLDHKDPYTLLIAVLMSAQSTDVRVNQITPLLFEVADNPYDMIKLSVEEIREIIRPVGLSPMKAKGIYGLSHILIDKYNGEVPKSIEKLTELPAVGHKTASVVVSQAFGIPAFPVDTHIHRLMYRWGFTNGKNVVQTEKDAKRLFPKHIWNDLHLQIIWYGRQYSPARGWDLEKDVITKTIGRKSVISDYQKMMAKRKK is encoded by the coding sequence ATGACCAAAAAAGAAAAGGTAGACTTTACTATTCAAACTCTTCAGGAACTATACCCACAAATACCCATACCTTTAGATCATAAGGATCCATATACGTTACTCATCGCAGTTTTAATGAGTGCTCAAAGCACAGACGTGCGTGTAAATCAAATAACACCACTTCTTTTTGAAGTGGCAGATAATCCTTATGATATGATTAAACTCTCTGTAGAAGAAATTAGAGAGATCATAAGACCAGTGGGCTTGTCTCCTATGAAAGCTAAAGGGATTTACGGGTTATCTCATATTCTAATTGATAAATACAATGGTGAGGTACCAAAAAGTATTGAAAAACTAACAGAGCTCCCAGCAGTAGGCCATAAGACAGCAAGTGTAGTTGTATCTCAAGCTTTTGGTATTCCTGCATTTCCTGTAGATACTCATATCCACAGACTTATGTATCGATGGGGTTTCACAAATGGTAAAAATGTTGTCCAGACAGAAAAAGATGCTAAACGATTGTTTCCAAAGCATATATGGAATGACCTTCACTTGCAAATTATCTGGTATGGACGTCAATACTCACCTGCGCGTGGCTGGGATCTAGAAAAAGACGTTATTACTAAGACGATAGGAAGGAAATCTGTGATTTCAGATTATCAAAAAATGATGGCAAAGCGTAAAAAATAA
- a CDS encoding sugar-binding protein, producing the protein MKIIYRLLLISISTVYSCKDTSASQEILKEDTSVIINAKTNHQLRKIKKATVAPKIDGISNDVAWSSAKWYDLNERWLGKEYSTEDFEGRYKLTWTSQAIYILAEIKDDILYDKESDPLTLWWDDDCLEIFIDADNSGGGHQFTHNAFAYHVALDGNVVDVAPGSVPTLYNNHVISQRKTIENTTIWECKMTVYGDRYKDGQLNDPVLLSAGQQLGFALAYCDNDTSSERENFIGSVTIPGKDKNRGWIDAGVFGTIELLE; encoded by the coding sequence ATGAAAATAATATATCGTTTGCTATTAATTAGTATATCTACTGTTTACAGTTGCAAAGACACGAGTGCTTCTCAAGAAATTTTGAAAGAAGATACGTCTGTAATTATTAATGCTAAGACAAATCATCAATTGAGAAAAATTAAAAAGGCTACAGTGGCGCCTAAAATTGATGGGATTTCAAATGATGTTGCTTGGTCTAGTGCAAAATGGTATGATCTTAATGAACGCTGGTTAGGGAAAGAATATTCAACAGAGGACTTTGAAGGAAGATATAAGCTCACATGGACCTCTCAGGCCATTTATATACTTGCAGAAATTAAAGACGATATTCTATATGATAAAGAAAGTGATCCTCTCACCTTATGGTGGGATGACGATTGTCTTGAGATTTTTATAGATGCAGATAATTCTGGAGGTGGCCATCAATTTACACATAACGCCTTTGCCTATCACGTAGCCTTAGATGGAAATGTAGTAGATGTAGCTCCTGGCTCTGTTCCTACATTATATAACAATCATGTGATATCACAACGCAAAACCATAGAAAACACGACTATATGGGAGTGTAAAATGACTGTATATGGTGATCGTTATAAAGATGGTCAACTTAATGACCCAGTCTTGCTTTCTGCAGGTCAACAACTAGGATTTGCTCTTGCATACTGCGATAATGATACCAGTTCAGAACGTGAAAACTTCATAGGTTCGGTAACTATTCCTGGTAAAGATAAAAACCGTGGGTGGATAGATGCGGGAGTATTTGGGACTATTGAACTTCTGGAGTAA
- a CDS encoding MBL fold metallo-hydrolase: MKITFLGTGTSQGIPIIGSTHPVCLSDDPRDKRLRVSVLLEWDEYNYVIDCGPDFRKQMLNTLSRKRSKEGQAAILHGILFTHEHADHVAGLDDIRPFVFRQGDMPLYGHRRVLETLSSRFDYIFRTEDRYPGAPSVKSYEVVNGEPIRLGNLDVVPIEVYHGDLQVFGYRFDKIAYLTDVKTIANKEIEKLKDLDILVLNCLREEEHFTHLNLTEALALIKKINPKKAYLTHISHMLGFHAEVENKLPNDVFLAYDGLTLSL, translated from the coding sequence GTGAAAATAACCTTTCTCGGTACTGGCACTTCTCAAGGCATTCCTATTATAGGGAGCACACATCCTGTATGTTTAAGCGACGACCCAAGGGATAAGAGACTACGCGTTTCTGTGCTGTTAGAGTGGGATGAATATAACTATGTCATAGACTGCGGTCCTGATTTTAGAAAACAGATGCTCAATACGCTTTCGCGAAAGCGTTCAAAAGAGGGACAAGCAGCAATATTACATGGTATTTTATTTACACATGAGCATGCAGATCATGTTGCTGGGCTAGATGATATAAGACCATTTGTTTTTAGACAAGGTGATATGCCACTTTATGGACATCGCAGAGTTTTAGAGACACTTTCGAGTAGATTTGACTATATTTTTAGAACTGAAGATCGCTATCCAGGAGCTCCTAGTGTAAAATCATACGAAGTAGTTAATGGAGAACCCATAAGATTGGGAAATCTAGATGTAGTTCCAATAGAAGTATACCATGGAGATTTACAAGTCTTTGGCTATCGTTTTGATAAAATCGCTTACCTCACAGATGTAAAAACAATTGCAAATAAAGAAATAGAAAAGCTCAAAGATCTTGATATTTTAGTACTTAATTGTCTCAGAGAAGAAGAACATTTTACACATCTTAATCTCACGGAGGCACTTGCTTTGATAAAAAAAATTAATCCCAAAAAAGCGTATTTAACACATATTAGTCATATGCTAGGATTTCACGCAGAGGTAGAAAATAAATTACCAAATGATGTTTTTCTTGCGTATGACGGTTTAACCTTATCACTATAA
- a CDS encoding nuclear transport factor 2 family protein, translating into MRVLILFLFCFLATQTILAQSDTEIYLFDITEKDGKIKLSNQKNISNTEGYDNQPFFLGKNALIYSGTIDGNTEIVKYVRGTKTTLNTKTIGGEYSPQLIPGDRAVSAVRLDPDGRQRLYRYEPRNPKLKEIIDDAVIAYYTWADNQTIVSATIVNKKLHLVTYDLLNNKSEDLNIIVGRSFHKIPNSNLVSFIDKTNDEWYVKSIDPKTKNIKTITAIPQRVEDIAWLPDGSLLATYESSILLKTKKKRSWTVLNTFEDENLKNLSRITVSPKGDQLAIVSEVSPGVIVKKHIEPFNKKELEPFLKAFSNNVTVSNFISDTLYVGQKLLRSNYEKIFQNKPPITVSVINRIIYKNFVIDEELVNFVDRKHKQVTLYTVGNGKITSMTFITPKPLSKNAQSIIDSQIEYYNSQDLKGFMTLFNKDAAFLNFPSEIVYQSIDDARKSYQEMFSDIPDLHVTIKNRIAIGNYVIDHEKITVGKNHQYGVVISKVIDGKITQVIFL; encoded by the coding sequence ATGAGAGTCCTAATCCTATTCCTATTTTGCTTTTTAGCTACACAGACCATTCTGGCTCAATCAGATACTGAAATCTACCTTTTTGATATTACCGAAAAGGATGGTAAAATAAAATTGTCTAACCAAAAAAATATTTCAAATACCGAGGGATATGATAACCAACCATTCTTTTTAGGTAAAAATGCACTCATCTATTCAGGTACTATAGATGGCAATACAGAAATAGTAAAATACGTACGTGGTACAAAAACTACACTTAACACAAAAACTATAGGTGGAGAATACTCACCACAGTTAATCCCTGGAGATCGTGCTGTGTCTGCAGTAAGACTGGATCCCGATGGACGCCAACGTTTATATCGTTATGAACCACGTAATCCAAAATTAAAAGAAATAATAGATGATGCCGTAATTGCATATTATACTTGGGCGGATAATCAGACTATTGTAAGTGCTACCATTGTAAATAAAAAATTACATCTCGTTACCTACGATCTTCTAAATAATAAAAGTGAAGACTTAAATATCATCGTTGGACGCTCGTTTCATAAAATACCTAATTCAAATCTTGTTAGTTTTATTGATAAGACAAATGATGAGTGGTATGTAAAATCAATTGATCCAAAAACAAAGAATATAAAAACAATTACAGCAATCCCTCAAAGGGTTGAAGATATTGCATGGCTTCCTGATGGATCATTACTAGCTACATATGAGTCAAGTATCTTACTAAAAACTAAGAAAAAACGTAGCTGGACAGTACTAAACACCTTTGAGGATGAAAATTTAAAAAACCTATCACGAATTACAGTCTCTCCTAAAGGAGATCAACTCGCTATCGTATCTGAGGTTTCTCCTGGTGTTATTGTTAAAAAGCATATAGAGCCTTTTAATAAAAAAGAATTGGAACCATTTTTAAAAGCATTTTCAAATAATGTAACCGTCAGCAACTTCATTTCAGATACACTCTATGTAGGGCAGAAACTATTACGCTCTAATTATGAAAAGATTTTCCAAAATAAACCACCCATAACTGTATCTGTCATTAACAGGATAATCTATAAAAACTTTGTAATTGATGAGGAGCTCGTAAATTTTGTAGACAGAAAACACAAACAAGTCACCCTGTACACAGTTGGGAACGGTAAGATTACCTCCATGACGTTTATTACTCCCAAACCCCTTTCAAAAAATGCTCAATCTATTATAGATTCTCAGATTGAATATTATAACAGTCAAGACTTAAAAGGCTTTATGACACTTTTTAATAAGGATGCGGCATTTTTAAACTTTCCTTCAGAAATTGTTTATCAAAGCATCGATGATGCAAGAAAAAGCTATCAAGAGATGTTTAGTGACATACCAGATCTACACGTAACCATTAAAAATAGAATAGCGATTGGAAACTATGTTATAGATCATGAAAAAATCACTGTAGGTAAAAATCATCAATATGGGGTGGTTATCAGCAAGGTGATTGATGGTAAAATCACCCAGGTTATTTTTCTGTAA
- a CDS encoding alpha/beta hydrolase, whose translation MQLTHIIKKPAITTDEKSPLLLLLHGYGSNEEDLFSFAEELPDHYFIVSARAPIEMQPYGNAWYHIGIDENGVKSSDNEGAVIARDLIAQFIDDAIKEYNLDPFNVTLLGFSQGTILSYAVALTYPEKVKNVIGLSGYINEDIIDLKSNPSYSHLNIYSSHGTVDQVIPLEAAQKTPAYLKNIGIESSLNTFPVGHGVHPTNFYEFKEWLSNID comes from the coding sequence ATGCAACTTACACACATCATAAAAAAACCAGCAATAACAACTGACGAAAAATCACCCTTACTCCTACTCCTCCATGGCTATGGAAGTAACGAGGAAGATCTTTTTAGTTTTGCAGAAGAGTTGCCAGACCATTATTTCATTGTTTCGGCTAGAGCTCCTATAGAGATGCAACCATACGGTAATGCGTGGTATCATATTGGTATAGACGAGAATGGTGTGAAGTCCTCAGATAATGAGGGAGCTGTTATTGCTAGGGATCTTATTGCTCAATTTATAGATGATGCCATTAAGGAATACAACTTAGATCCTTTCAACGTTACGTTATTAGGCTTTAGTCAAGGAACAATTTTAAGCTATGCTGTTGCGTTAACCTACCCAGAAAAAGTGAAAAATGTAATCGGGCTAAGTGGTTATATTAATGAAGATATCATAGATTTAAAGAGTAATCCATCTTATAGTCATCTCAACATTTACAGTTCTCATGGGACAGTAGATCAAGTAATACCTCTAGAAGCTGCACAGAAAACACCTGCTTATCTTAAAAATATAGGAATAGAGTCTTCTTTAAACACATTTCCTGTGGGGCATGGTGTTCACCCTACTAACTTTTATGAATTTAAAGAATGGCTAAGTAATATTGATTAG
- the uvrA gene encoding excinuclease ABC subunit UvrA — translation MLIDVKDVNPKKNIIIKGAKLHNLKNINAIIPRNKLVVITGLSGSGKSSLAFDTLYAEGQRRYVESLSSYARQFLGRLDKPKVDYIKGIAPAIAIEQKVNSTNPRSTVGTSTEIYDYLKLLYARIGKTISPISGNQVKKDTVTDVVQYVSAFAKAEKLLLLAPIYLEEGRKLESKLQALLQQGYARVQVKGEVKRLDEVAKIGTKLKVKDVLLVVDRIVTNPSDEDFKNRLADAVQTAFFEGKGELFVEKLADHSVRQFSNKFELDGMSFLEPNVHLFSFNNPYGACPTCEGYGDVIGIDEDLVIPNTALSVYENAVFPWRGESMSHYRDQLVNRAYKFDFPIHKPWFELTEDQQQLVWKGNSHFDGLNKFFSFLESKAYKIQNRVMLSRYRGKTKCNTCKGKRLRPEATYVQIGGKNIVDLVELPLNEVADFFKNLQLSEHDQTIAKRLLIEINSRLEFLSKVGLNYLTLNRKSNTLSGGESQRINLATSLGSSLVGSMYILDEPSIGLHPKDTEKLIEVLIQLRDLGNTVIVVEHDEDIMKAADYIIDIGPEAGTFGGNVVAVGDYEEILKSDSLTAGYLNGKLEIEVPKKRRSSKHQVTVVGARENNLKNIDVTFPLGVFTAVTGVSGSGKSTLVRKILYPALLKAVGGYGEKAGQFTELKGNFENIKSIEFVDQNPIGRSSRSNPVTYIKAYDDIRKLYENQKLSKIRNYKSKHFSFNVDGGRCETCKGEGEVTIEMQFMADVHLECETCKGKRFKKEVLEVTFNDKNIDDILTMTIDNAVSFFETQGEKKITRKLKPLQDVGLGYVTLGQSSSTLSGGEAQRIKLATFLAKGITKDKNLFIFDEPTTGLHFHDIKKLIASFEALIAKGHSIIVIEHNMDLVKCADYVIDIGIEGGKNGGKLVAHGTPEKVAKDKNSYTGTYLKEKL, via the coding sequence ATGCTCATAGACGTAAAGGACGTAAATCCTAAGAAGAATATTATCATTAAGGGTGCCAAACTCCACAATCTCAAGAATATAAATGCAATTATTCCTCGTAACAAGCTTGTGGTGATAACAGGACTTTCGGGATCTGGTAAATCTAGCCTTGCTTTTGATACATTATACGCAGAAGGGCAAAGACGCTATGTAGAAAGTCTCTCTTCTTACGCCAGGCAGTTTTTAGGAAGATTAGATAAACCTAAAGTAGATTATATAAAAGGGATTGCTCCTGCGATCGCTATAGAGCAAAAGGTAAATAGCACAAATCCTAGATCTACGGTAGGCACTTCTACAGAAATTTATGACTATTTAAAACTTTTATATGCTAGAATAGGAAAAACAATTTCTCCTATTTCTGGAAATCAGGTAAAGAAAGATACAGTAACAGACGTTGTTCAATATGTTTCCGCTTTTGCGAAAGCAGAAAAACTCCTACTTCTCGCTCCTATTTATTTAGAAGAAGGTCGCAAATTAGAATCAAAGCTACAAGCATTATTACAACAAGGGTATGCAAGAGTTCAAGTAAAAGGAGAAGTAAAACGACTGGATGAAGTAGCAAAAATTGGAACCAAGCTCAAAGTTAAAGACGTTCTACTTGTCGTAGATCGCATCGTTACAAACCCTAGCGATGAGGATTTTAAAAATAGGCTGGCAGATGCAGTACAAACTGCATTCTTTGAAGGTAAAGGAGAGCTATTTGTAGAAAAGTTAGCAGATCATTCTGTAAGACAATTTTCCAATAAATTTGAACTTGATGGAATGTCTTTTTTAGAACCCAACGTACACTTATTTTCATTTAATAACCCTTATGGTGCGTGCCCCACTTGTGAAGGTTATGGTGATGTGATTGGGATTGATGAGGACCTCGTAATTCCTAATACTGCATTGTCAGTTTACGAGAATGCAGTGTTCCCATGGCGCGGGGAAAGTATGAGTCATTACAGAGATCAATTAGTAAATCGTGCTTATAAATTTGATTTTCCTATTCATAAACCTTGGTTTGAACTCACGGAAGATCAGCAGCAATTAGTATGGAAGGGTAACTCACATTTTGACGGACTTAACAAATTTTTCAGTTTCTTAGAATCAAAAGCTTATAAAATTCAAAACAGAGTGATGCTCTCTCGTTATCGAGGAAAAACAAAATGTAATACCTGTAAAGGAAAACGACTTAGACCTGAAGCAACCTATGTTCAAATAGGAGGAAAAAATATAGTAGATTTAGTAGAATTGCCTCTTAATGAGGTTGCAGACTTTTTTAAAAATTTACAACTATCAGAACACGATCAAACAATTGCCAAACGATTATTAATTGAAATAAATAGCCGATTAGAATTTCTTAGTAAAGTAGGACTCAACTACCTTACACTTAATAGGAAATCAAATACATTATCCGGGGGAGAATCTCAACGCATCAATCTTGCCACCTCATTAGGGAGTAGTTTAGTAGGCTCAATGTATATTCTTGATGAACCTAGTATAGGCCTGCACCCCAAGGATACAGAGAAACTTATCGAAGTCTTAATACAATTAAGAGACTTAGGCAATACGGTAATTGTCGTTGAGCATGACGAGGATATTATGAAAGCTGCAGATTATATCATTGACATAGGTCCTGAGGCTGGGACTTTTGGTGGTAATGTTGTAGCTGTGGGTGATTACGAAGAAATCCTTAAAAGTGATTCTCTTACTGCTGGGTATCTTAATGGCAAATTAGAAATTGAAGTGCCCAAAAAGCGTAGATCTTCAAAACATCAAGTCACTGTAGTGGGAGCTCGAGAAAACAACTTAAAAAATATTGATGTTACTTTTCCATTAGGAGTCTTTACTGCCGTTACTGGAGTTTCTGGAAGTGGAAAATCTACTTTAGTCCGTAAAATTTTATATCCCGCATTACTGAAAGCAGTGGGCGGTTATGGAGAAAAAGCAGGACAGTTTACAGAGCTTAAAGGAAATTTTGAAAACATCAAGTCTATCGAGTTTGTAGATCAAAACCCTATAGGAAGATCTTCACGCTCAAATCCTGTCACTTATATCAAAGCATATGATGATATTAGAAAGTTATATGAAAACCAGAAACTAAGCAAAATTAGAAATTATAAGTCTAAGCACTTTTCTTTCAATGTAGATGGGGGTAGATGTGAAACTTGCAAAGGTGAAGGAGAGGTTACTATAGAGATGCAATTTATGGCAGATGTGCATCTAGAATGTGAAACTTGTAAAGGAAAGCGGTTTAAAAAAGAAGTTCTAGAAGTTACGTTTAACGATAAGAATATTGATGACATTCTTACAATGACCATAGATAACGCTGTCTCTTTTTTTGAAACTCAAGGAGAGAAAAAAATAACGCGTAAACTCAAACCATTACAAGACGTCGGCCTTGGTTATGTTACTTTAGGGCAAAGCTCATCTACACTATCTGGAGGAGAAGCACAACGTATTAAACTAGCCACATTCTTAGCAAAAGGTATAACTAAAGATAAAAATCTGTTCATCTTTGATGAACCTACTACAGGATTGCACTTCCACGATATTAAAAAACTGATCGCTTCCTTTGAAGCGCTTATTGCTAAAGGACATTCTATCATTGTGATAGAACATAATATGGATCTTGTAAAATGTGCAGATTATGTGATTGATATAGGTATTGAGGGAGGTAAAAATGGCGGTAAATTGGTTGCACACGGAACACCTGAGAAAGTAGCAAAAGATAAAAACTCTTACACAGGCACCTATCTTAAAGAAAAACTGTAG
- a CDS encoding RNA polymerase sigma factor, which translates to MKRVLLDDATLVSNYIKGDETAIATLITRHKQRIYSFIYSKVYDRDISEDVFQDTFIKVIKTLKKGKYNEEGKFLPWVMRIAHNLVIDHFRRNSRMPKFDNTGEFSIFSVLGDNALNAEKQMVRDQVNIDIKRVIEELPEDQKEVLKMRIYQEMSFKEISERTGVSINTALGRMRYAIINMRKTIEKNNMVLTN; encoded by the coding sequence ATGAAACGTGTTTTATTAGATGATGCCACCCTCGTAAGTAACTACATTAAAGGTGATGAAACTGCAATTGCAACCCTTATAACAAGACATAAACAACGTATTTATAGCTTTATATATTCTAAAGTCTATGATAGGGATATCTCCGAAGATGTTTTTCAAGATACATTTATAAAGGTTATAAAAACCCTTAAAAAGGGAAAGTATAATGAGGAAGGAAAGTTTTTGCCGTGGGTAATGCGTATCGCACATAACCTTGTAATAGACCATTTTAGGCGTAATAGCAGAATGCCTAAGTTTGACAATACAGGTGAATTTTCTATTTTTTCTGTTTTAGGTGATAATGCTCTTAATGCAGAAAAACAGATGGTAAGGGATCAAGTAAATATTGATATAAAGCGAGTAATTGAAGAGCTTCCAGAAGATCAAAAAGAAGTCCTTAAAATGCGTATTTATCAAGAGATGAGCTTTAAAGAAATCTCTGAGCGTACAGGGGTAAGTATAAACACCGCTTTAGGAAGAATGCGTTATGCTATCATCAATATGCGTAAGACTATAGAGAAAAATAATATGGTTTTGACCAATTAG